A genomic stretch from Desulfolutivibrio sulfodismutans DSM 3696 includes:
- a CDS encoding chemotaxis protein CheA translates to MSQDFMDPELFADFIVEAKEHLETIEPNLLELEKNPGNLGLLNEIFRPMHSLKGASGFLGLNQINGLAHKSENILDELRKGKLAVTAEIMDVILAATDSLRTMIDNLEQTGVEGEVDTSPVISRIAAILAGESAAPATPPPAPEPQPEPGPEPEPEPGTEPAAAPAQTPPPAPGNGRASVAPDNEPVTPTVVGDPYALTSIGEGHLADFLEEAREIVERLNSSLLELEAEAGNLQGSELVNDIFRYFHNLKGNSGIIGHKELNALTHEAETLLNRVRKGEIGTSRGMIDLLLSTVDFIEAMIGGIDQAKSTAQPLDISILTGRLQRAAEEGEAFGQGAVRAPEPEPEAASEATPDTAAPPQPETSGDEARADAPAPGYDPEDVAIFERTIGQQLENMHIALDGLDKDASSKDLVDGLYRTLVTIQNSSAYMGLEDVKTYAERTAGLVDQGRKTDMSFDMLMDILRQECSILGDMVGGAILRLRSGGTVAAPVAKPGLPVASTPEPAASAPTPEPKPEPEPKPEQKPAPKPEPKPTPKPEPKPEPKPEPKPEPKPAPTPQPTPPPAAASAPKPAPAAATANAQADAGKPKVSSTIRVDHEKLDHLMNLIGELIINRNRFAMLARSLEEGKEDVVHIAQQVTESTYAMARISDDLQDTIMKVRMVPVSSVFSRFPRLVRDLSRKSGKEVNLITEGEETELDKSVVEVIGDPLVHLIRNSLDHGLETEDGRLAANKPKFGHVWLRAYHRGNSVAIEVEDDGRGIDPAKMREVAVRKGVITPEEAKVMDDRDAIDLIFAPGFSSAEKITDISGRGVGMDVVRTNIKNLKGTVSVVSEVGKGTKFTLALPLTLAIIDALMVVVNGAMYAIPLDSVSETTKIEVKRMTEVNKRKAVTLRGEVLGIVELAETLELPKNADNRDIVPVVILQDNERRLGLIVDKLLERQEIVIKPLGSYLSEFDMRGISGATIMGDGSVVLILDPHEIYMMTTTGIRGGK, encoded by the coding sequence ATGTCGCAAGATTTCATGGATCCGGAACTTTTCGCGGATTTCATCGTCGAGGCCAAGGAACACCTGGAGACCATCGAGCCCAACCTGCTTGAGCTCGAAAAAAATCCTGGAAATCTGGGTCTTTTGAATGAAATCTTTCGTCCCATGCATTCCCTCAAAGGGGCGTCGGGGTTTCTGGGCTTAAACCAGATAAACGGCTTGGCCCATAAGTCCGAAAACATCCTTGATGAGTTGCGCAAGGGCAAGCTGGCCGTCACCGCCGAGATCATGGACGTGATCCTGGCGGCCACGGATTCCCTGCGCACCATGATCGACAACCTGGAGCAGACCGGGGTCGAGGGCGAGGTGGACACCTCGCCGGTGATCAGCCGCATTGCGGCCATCCTGGCCGGGGAATCCGCCGCCCCGGCCACCCCCCCTCCCGCGCCGGAACCGCAGCCCGAACCCGGGCCCGAGCCCGAACCGGAACCCGGGACGGAACCCGCCGCCGCCCCGGCCCAAACCCCGCCCCCTGCGCCAGGCAATGGGCGGGCCAGCGTCGCCCCGGACAACGAACCCGTGACCCCCACGGTGGTGGGCGATCCCTACGCCCTGACCTCCATCGGCGAGGGGCATCTGGCGGATTTCCTCGAAGAGGCCCGGGAGATCGTGGAGCGCTTAAACAGCTCGCTTCTCGAACTGGAGGCCGAGGCCGGAAACCTGCAGGGTTCCGAACTGGTCAACGACATCTTTCGGTATTTCCATAATCTCAAGGGCAACAGCGGCATCATCGGGCACAAGGAATTAAACGCCCTGACCCATGAGGCCGAGACCCTGCTCAACCGGGTGCGCAAGGGGGAGATCGGCACCTCGCGGGGCATGATCGACCTTCTGCTGTCCACCGTGGATTTCATCGAGGCCATGATCGGCGGCATCGACCAGGCCAAGAGCACGGCCCAGCCCCTGGACATCTCCATCCTGACGGGCCGGTTGCAGCGGGCGGCCGAGGAAGGCGAGGCCTTCGGCCAGGGCGCGGTACGCGCCCCTGAGCCTGAGCCCGAAGCCGCATCCGAGGCAACGCCGGACACCGCCGCCCCGCCGCAGCCGGAGACCTCCGGCGACGAGGCCCGGGCGGACGCCCCGGCCCCGGGCTACGACCCCGAGGATGTGGCCATCTTCGAGCGCACCATCGGGCAACAGCTCGAGAACATGCACATCGCCCTGGATGGCCTGGACAAGGACGCCTCGTCCAAGGATCTGGTGGACGGCCTGTACCGCACCCTGGTGACCATTCAGAACTCCTCGGCCTACATGGGGCTGGAGGATGTCAAGACCTATGCCGAGCGCACCGCCGGGCTGGTGGATCAGGGGCGCAAGACGGACATGTCGTTTGATATGCTGATGGATATTTTACGCCAGGAGTGTTCCATCCTGGGCGATATGGTCGGCGGGGCCATCCTCCGGCTGCGCTCGGGAGGGACGGTGGCCGCCCCTGTGGCCAAGCCGGGACTGCCAGTCGCTTCCACGCCGGAGCCAGCCGCCTCCGCGCCCACGCCCGAACCTAAGCCTGAGCCCGAGCCCAAGCCCGAACAGAAGCCCGCGCCGAAGCCCGAGCCCAAGCCCACGCCGAAGCCTGAGCCGAAGCCTGAGCCCAAGCCTGAGCCCAAGCCCGAACCGAAGCCCGCGCCCACACCGCAGCCGACCCCGCCTCCGGCCGCCGCGTCCGCGCCCAAGCCGGCCCCGGCCGCCGCCACGGCCAATGCCCAGGCCGACGCCGGGAAGCCCAAGGTTTCCTCCACCATCCGGGTGGACCACGAAAAGCTTGACCACCTGATGAATCTCATCGGCGAACTCATCATCAACCGTAACCGGTTCGCCATGCTGGCCCGCTCCCTGGAAGAGGGCAAGGAAGACGTGGTGCACATCGCCCAGCAGGTCACCGAAAGCACCTACGCCATGGCCCGCATCTCCGACGACCTGCAAGACACCATCATGAAGGTGCGCATGGTGCCGGTGTCCTCGGTGTTTTCGCGCTTTCCCCGGTTGGTGCGGGACCTAAGCCGCAAGTCCGGCAAGGAGGTCAACCTCATCACCGAGGGCGAGGAGACGGAACTGGACAAGAGCGTGGTGGAGGTCATCGGCGATCCCCTGGTGCACCTGATCCGCAACAGCCTGGACCACGGCCTGGAGACCGAGGACGGCCGCCTGGCCGCCAACAAGCCCAAGTTCGGCCATGTCTGGCTTCGGGCCTACCATCGCGGCAACTCCGTGGCCATTGAGGTGGAGGACGACGGCCGGGGCATCGACCCGGCCAAGATGCGCGAGGTGGCGGTCAGAAAGGGCGTCATCACCCCCGAAGAGGCCAAGGTCATGGACGACCGCGACGCCATCGATCTGATCTTCGCCCCGGGGTTTTCCTCGGCCGAAAAGATTACGGACATCTCCGGCCGGGGGGTGGGCATGGACGTGGTGCGCACCAACATCAAAAATCTCAAGGGCACGGTCAGCGTGGTCAGCGAGGTGGGCAAGGGCACCAAGTTCACCCTGGCCCTGCCGCTGACCCTGGCCATCATCGACGCGCTGATGGTGGTGGTCAACGGGGCCATGTACGCCATTCCCCTGGACTCGGTGTCCGAGACCACCAAGATCGAGGTCAAGCGCATGACCGAGGTCAACAAGCGCAAGGCCGTGACGCTTCGCGGCGAGGTGCTGGGCATCGTGGAGCTGGCCGAGACGCTGGAGCTGCCCAAAAACGCCGACAACCGGGACATCGTGCCTGTGGTCATCCTCCAGGACAACGAGCGCCGCCTGGGGCTCATCGTGGACAAGCTCCTGGAGCGCCAGGAGATCGTCATCAAGCCCCTGGGCAGTTATTTGAGCGAATTCGACATGCGCGGCATCTCCGGGGCGACCATCATGGGCGACGGCTCGGTGGTGCTTATTCTCGATCCGCATGAGATCTACATGATGACCACCACCGGCATCCGGGGCGGGAAGTAA
- the fdnG gene encoding formate dehydrogenase-N subunit alpha translates to MKLSRRGFMKWTGAGAAALSLSRLGFDVKPVAAYATTLRIAGAKEVVSICPFCSCGCNIIMFVKDGTFISSEGDPDYPVSEGALCPKGAAFHSMHVSHHRVLKPRYRAPGSDKWEEKDWDFVLDRIARKVKDTRDKDFVEKNDKGLTVNRVESLFQLGTSQMDNEECAVAHQMLRSLGVVYMDHQARVUHSPTVPALAESFGRGAMTQHWIDIKNANAILIMGSNAAEHHPISFKWVLKAQDDGATVIHVDPKFSRTSARCDLHVPLRSGTDIAFLGGMMKYIIEKGLYQKYYVENYTNAAFIVGDGFEFKDGMFSGYDPATKKYDQKKWAFAMDDQGVPKKDPTLKDPRCVFQLLKKQYDRYNLDDVSAITGVSKENLLKVYDAYAATGKPDKAGTMMYALGWTQHSVGVQNIRLGAMIQLMLGNIGVAGGGVNALRGEPNVQGSTDHALLWHIIPGYHNVPTTAWQTLDDYQKANTPKTNDPKSVNWWQNRPKYVVSLLKAWFGDNATAENGFCYGLLPKVDPGVDYASMVLFDKMYKGKVKGGFIYGHNPAQSMPHTHKIRKALTMLDFLVVGEAHETETAAFWRQPGVDPKDVKTEVFLLPSCQRGEKDGTISNSGRWHMWHHKGYEPKGDSKPMGWMVVEIMKRVRDLYAKEGGAFPEPIAKLDWYDAYDADLVAKKINGWFTRDCTVNGKDFKKGDQVPAFPFLTTDGATCSMCWVYAGSYVDKDKNLTKRRDLTQTPMQAKIGLFPNFSWAWPVNRRIIYNRASVDMNGKPFNPNLPVVIWEGDKWVGDVPDGPAPPMAMEKGVYPFIMHTEGHGQLYGPGRVDGPFPEHYEPAETPVTSHPFSKQLSNPCIRIMDSDMDLLAKPGDPKYPIVLTTYSMTEHWCGGGDTRNTPALLEAEPQLYVEMSQELGKEKGIKNGDPVIVESIRGKVEAIAMVTVRMTPLTVKGKTVHLIGMPFCFGWTTPGVGDATNRLTPSVGDPNTTIPEYKACLVDIRKADKVTELAR, encoded by the coding sequence ATGAAGCTTTCCAGACGGGGATTCATGAAATGGACAGGGGCGGGCGCGGCGGCCCTCTCCCTGTCCAGACTGGGCTTCGACGTGAAGCCCGTGGCGGCGTATGCGACCACGCTACGCATCGCCGGGGCCAAGGAGGTGGTGTCCATCTGCCCGTTCTGTTCGTGCGGATGCAACATCATCATGTTCGTCAAAGATGGGACGTTCATCAGTTCCGAGGGCGACCCGGACTATCCCGTGAGCGAAGGGGCCCTGTGTCCCAAGGGCGCGGCCTTCCACTCCATGCATGTCAGCCACCACCGGGTCTTGAAGCCCCGTTACCGGGCCCCGGGCAGCGACAAGTGGGAGGAAAAGGACTGGGACTTCGTCCTGGACCGCATCGCCCGCAAGGTGAAGGACACCCGCGACAAAGACTTCGTCGAGAAAAACGACAAGGGCCTGACCGTGAACCGGGTGGAAAGCCTGTTCCAGCTCGGCACCTCCCAGATGGACAACGAAGAGTGCGCCGTCGCACACCAAATGCTCAGAAGCCTGGGGGTCGTGTACATGGACCACCAGGCACGGGTCTGACACAGCCCCACTGTACCGGCTCTGGCAGAGTCGTTCGGACGCGGCGCGATGACCCAGCACTGGATTGACATCAAAAACGCTAACGCCATTCTGATCATGGGCAGCAACGCTGCCGAGCATCACCCCATCTCGTTCAAGTGGGTTTTAAAGGCCCAGGACGATGGAGCGACGGTCATTCACGTCGATCCCAAGTTCTCCCGCACCTCCGCCAGATGCGATCTGCATGTGCCGCTTCGTTCCGGCACGGACATCGCGTTTCTGGGCGGCATGATGAAGTACATCATCGAGAAGGGCCTGTATCAGAAGTACTACGTCGAGAACTACACCAACGCAGCGTTTATCGTGGGCGACGGCTTCGAGTTCAAGGACGGCATGTTCTCGGGCTATGATCCGGCCACCAAGAAATACGACCAGAAGAAATGGGCCTTCGCCATGGATGACCAGGGCGTGCCCAAGAAAGACCCCACCCTGAAGGATCCCAGGTGCGTCTTCCAGCTGCTCAAGAAGCAGTATGACCGCTACAACCTGGACGACGTCTCGGCCATCACCGGCGTATCCAAAGAAAACCTGCTCAAGGTGTACGACGCCTACGCGGCCACGGGCAAACCCGACAAGGCCGGGACCATGATGTACGCCCTGGGCTGGACCCAGCACAGCGTGGGCGTGCAGAACATCCGCCTGGGGGCCATGATCCAGCTCATGCTGGGCAACATCGGCGTGGCCGGCGGCGGGGTCAACGCGCTGCGCGGCGAGCCCAACGTGCAGGGTTCCACGGACCATGCCCTTTTGTGGCACATCATCCCCGGCTACCACAACGTGCCCACCACGGCCTGGCAGACCCTGGACGACTACCAGAAGGCCAACACCCCCAAGACCAACGACCCCAAAAGCGTCAACTGGTGGCAGAACCGGCCCAAATACGTGGTCAGCCTGCTCAAGGCCTGGTTCGGGGACAACGCCACGGCGGAGAACGGCTTCTGCTACGGGCTTTTGCCCAAGGTGGACCCGGGCGTGGACTACGCCAGCATGGTGCTCTTCGACAAGATGTACAAAGGCAAGGTGAAGGGCGGCTTCATCTACGGACACAACCCGGCCCAGAGCATGCCCCACACCCACAAGATCCGCAAAGCCCTGACCATGCTTGACTTCCTGGTCGTGGGCGAGGCCCACGAGACCGAAACGGCGGCCTTCTGGCGGCAGCCCGGCGTGGACCCCAAAGACGTCAAGACCGAGGTGTTCCTCCTGCCCTCCTGCCAACGCGGCGAGAAAGACGGCACCATCTCCAACTCCGGCCGCTGGCACATGTGGCACCACAAGGGCTATGAGCCCAAGGGCGATTCCAAGCCCATGGGGTGGATGGTCGTGGAGATCATGAAGCGCGTCCGCGACCTGTACGCCAAGGAAGGCGGGGCCTTCCCCGAGCCCATCGCAAAGCTCGACTGGTACGACGCCTACGATGCGGACCTGGTGGCCAAGAAGATCAACGGCTGGTTCACCCGCGACTGCACCGTAAACGGCAAGGACTTCAAAAAGGGTGACCAGGTTCCGGCCTTCCCCTTCCTGACCACCGACGGCGCCACATGCAGCATGTGCTGGGTCTACGCCGGAAGCTACGTGGACAAGGACAAGAACCTGACCAAGCGCCGCGACCTGACCCAGACGCCTATGCAGGCCAAGATCGGGCTGTTCCCGAACTTCTCCTGGGCCTGGCCTGTCAATCGCCGCATCATCTACAACCGGGCCTCCGTGGACATGAACGGCAAGCCCTTCAACCCCAACCTCCCGGTCGTCATCTGGGAAGGCGACAAGTGGGTGGGCGACGTGCCCGATGGGCCAGCCCCACCCATGGCCATGGAAAAGGGCGTCTATCCCTTCATCATGCACACCGAGGGCCATGGCCAGCTCTACGGCCCCGGCCGGGTGGACGGGCCCTTCCCCGAGCACTACGAACCGGCCGAGACGCCTGTGACCTCGCATCCGTTCTCGAAGCAGTTGAGCAATCCCTGCATCCGGATCATGGACAGCGACATGGACCTCCTGGCCAAGCCGGGAGACCCCAAGTACCCGATTGTGCTTACGACCTACAGCATGACCGAGCACTGGTGCGGCGGCGGCGACACCCGCAACACCCCCGCCCTGCTCGAGGCGGAACCGCAGCTCTATGTGGAGATGAGCCAGGAACTGGGCAAGGAAAAGGGCATCAAAAATGGCGACCCGGTGATCGTGGAGAGCATCCGGGGCAAGGTGGAAGCCATCGCCATGGTCACGGTGCGCATGACGCCGCTTACGGTCAAAGGAAAGACCGTGCACCTGATCGGCATGCCGTTTTGCTTCGGCTGGACCACTCCGGGCGTGGGCGACGCCACCAACCGGCTGACGCCGTCGGTGGGCGATCCCAACACCACCATCCCGGAATACAAGGCCTGCCTCGTGGACATCCGCAAGGCCGACAAGGTCACGGAACTGGCCAGATAA
- a CDS encoding 4Fe-4S dicluster domain-containing protein, translating into MPKAFFIDTSRCTACRGCQVACKEWHEHGVVPTLQRGTHQNPPELTPTNFKIVHFDEHKIDGRIHWLFFPEQCRHCVNPPCKDFGDMYVPGAVIQDEATGAVLYTEKSKELTPEQCKDIQELCPYFVPRRDEKTGLLTKCDMCIDRVQAGMKPACVKTCCTGTMNFGEREEMLALAHKSLEKAKKKHPQASLLDEDSVNVIYLVTQPRDKYFEHASRDIKPLSRQAFLQKIIEPVRRMAG; encoded by the coding sequence ATGCCCAAGGCATTTTTTATCGATACCTCGCGTTGCACGGCCTGCCGGGGCTGCCAGGTGGCCTGCAAGGAATGGCACGAACACGGCGTCGTGCCCACGCTCCAAAGGGGAACGCATCAGAACCCCCCGGAGCTGACCCCGACAAACTTCAAAATCGTGCATTTCGACGAACATAAAATCGACGGCCGCATCCATTGGCTGTTTTTCCCGGAGCAGTGCCGCCACTGCGTGAATCCGCCCTGCAAGGACTTCGGCGACATGTACGTGCCAGGCGCGGTCATCCAGGACGAGGCCACCGGGGCGGTGCTGTACACCGAAAAGAGCAAGGAGCTGACCCCAGAGCAGTGCAAGGACATACAGGAACTGTGCCCCTATTTCGTTCCCCGGCGGGACGAAAAAACCGGCCTGCTCACCAAGTGCGACATGTGCATCGACAGAGTCCAGGCCGGGATGAAACCGGCCTGCGTCAAGACCTGCTGCACCGGGACCATGAACTTCGGCGAGCGCGAAGAGATGCTGGCCCTGGCCCACAAGAGCCTGGAAAAGGCCAAGAAAAAGCATCCCCAGGCCAGCTTGCTGGATGAGGACAGCGTGAACGTGATTTATCTCGTCACCCAGCCGCGCGACAAGTACTTTGAACACGCCAGCCGGGACATCAAACCCCTGTCCCGCCAGGCCTTCCTGCAAAAGATCATTGAACCCGTGCGCCGCATGGCCGGCTAA
- a CDS encoding response regulator, translating to MAKHILIVDDSKTVRNLVAFIMKKEGFKVTAAEDGLDGLEKLYSEQKIDLIISDINMPRMDGITFIKTVREQDAYRDIPIVVLSTEGQENDIQKGLSIGANLYLVKPAQPEMMVKNIKMLLG from the coding sequence ATGGCCAAGCATATCCTCATCGTGGACGATTCGAAGACCGTGCGCAATCTGGTGGCCTTCATCATGAAGAAGGAAGGCTTCAAGGTCACGGCGGCCGAGGACGGTCTGGACGGTTTGGAGAAGCTGTATTCCGAACAGAAGATCGACCTGATCATTTCCGATATCAACATGCCCCGCATGGACGGCATCACGTTCATCAAGACCGTGCGCGAGCAGGACGCCTACCGGGATATTCCCATTGTGGTGTTGTCCACGGAAGGCCAGGAGAACGATATCCAAAAAGGGCTTAGCATCGGCGCCAACCTCTATCTGGTGAAACCCGCCCAACCCGAGATGATGGTTAAAAATATCAAGATGCTGTTGGGATGA
- a CDS encoding winged helix-turn-helix domain-containing protein: protein MKKDRSLTEHVPTVRLHLWLDTDDGLFFGTGRALLLERIEKHGSLKKAAEELGMSYRAAWGKIKQSEKILGFELITRNSRRGGYELTDFGRLVRDRFVLWFNEVEKTALAKATEIFPWDVQGYRGNVAKEEEAAAGDVPDTGPAATADES, encoded by the coding sequence ATGAAAAAGGACCGTTCCCTGACCGAGCATGTCCCCACCGTGCGCCTGCACCTGTGGCTGGACACGGACGACGGGCTCTTTTTCGGCACCGGCCGGGCGCTTTTGCTGGAACGCATCGAAAAGCACGGCTCGCTCAAAAAAGCCGCCGAGGAGTTGGGCATGTCCTACCGGGCAGCCTGGGGAAAGATCAAACAAAGCGAAAAGATTCTGGGGTTTGAGCTCATCACCCGCAACAGCCGACGCGGCGGCTACGAACTGACGGATTTCGGCAGGCTGGTGCGCGACAGGTTCGTGCTGTGGTTCAACGAGGTGGAGAAGACGGCACTGGCCAAGGCCACGGAGATCTTTCCCTGGGACGTACAGGGCTACCGGGGCAATGTCGCGAAGGAAGAAGAAGCGGCGGCGGGCGACGTGCCCGACACCGGCCCCGCCGCGACGGCGGATGAATCCTGA
- a CDS encoding helix-turn-helix domain-containing protein: MTTPTRHQIIEQDGRPLFVVVPYDDYLELTGEAAPTATIPHEVIRRTVLEGISLMRAWREHKGLTQATVAEAMGVSQAAYAAMERPDARPRHVTLQKVARAMGLVAEQLQPADE, from the coding sequence ATGACCACACCTACTAGACATCAGATCATCGAGCAGGACGGCAGGCCGCTTTTTGTGGTGGTTCCGTATGACGACTATCTGGAACTCACCGGGGAGGCCGCGCCCACGGCCACGATCCCCCATGAGGTGATCCGGCGCACGGTCCTTGAGGGTATCAGCCTCATGCGGGCCTGGCGGGAACACAAGGGACTGACCCAGGCCACGGTGGCCGAGGCCATGGGGGTGAGCCAGGCGGCTTATGCGGCCATGGAGCGTCCGGACGCCCGGCCGCGCCACGTCACCCTGCAAAAGGTGGCGCGGGCCATGGGACTGGTCGCTGAACAACTCCAACCGGCTGACGAATGA
- a CDS encoding type II toxin-antitoxin system RelE family toxin, whose protein sequence is MTDTPATWSVIIQEKEKRYLSKLPRKERERLLDAMLAMKVDPFAGDVAKLKGSLEGWRLRVGRWRVLFVVDQENKAVVIAGFGPRGDVYK, encoded by the coding sequence ATGACTGATACCCCTGCCACTTGGTCGGTCATTATTCAAGAGAAGGAAAAACGCTACCTGTCCAAGTTGCCACGGAAAGAGCGGGAACGCCTTCTGGACGCGATGCTGGCCATGAAGGTGGACCCGTTCGCCGGGGATGTGGCCAAACTCAAGGGCAGCCTTGAGGGGTGGCGGCTTCGTGTCGGTCGGTGGCGCGTCCTGTTCGTGGTGGACCAGGAAAACAAGGCCGTGGTTATCGCGGGGTTTGGGCCGCGCGGAGACGTGTACAAGTGA
- a CDS encoding formate dehydrogenase accessory protein FdhE — protein MRFDERKYKIQEEAKLLVPPPRSEAVTAIARVFAALADRRAACLAALPETPPVVELDFDPALFEEGTPLLSSFDPACFLEDFTAAAGCLFPGMAELFPAVAGEISALADAISGNPAVADACLAALWTEGEEAGAVWEKVGALSGVSAAVAAFAAGEALKVCLTRMAPLLAPQVQKESWFRGYCPICGSYPDAGCLLPKEPEESEYLISKSGQLHMHCARCGHVWRYVRLKCPACETTDHEKFASLIANDRDDERVYTCSECGIFFPCVDLTGGRQDIRLENVALDLMHLEFVAAERGFRPLVVQAWNTFA, from the coding sequence ATGCGCTTTGACGAACGAAAGTACAAGATTCAGGAAGAGGCGAAACTCCTCGTACCGCCCCCACGCTCCGAGGCCGTGACGGCCATCGCCAGGGTCTTTGCCGCCCTGGCCGACCGGCGCGCCGCCTGTCTGGCGGCCCTGCCCGAGACGCCGCCTGTGGTGGAGCTCGATTTCGATCCGGCCCTTTTCGAAGAGGGCACGCCCCTTCTGAGCTCGTTTGACCCGGCCTGCTTCCTGGAGGATTTCACGGCCGCAGCCGGGTGTCTTTTCCCGGGCATGGCCGAGCTTTTTCCGGCCGTGGCCGGAGAGATTTCCGCTTTGGCCGACGCCATCTCCGGAAATCCGGCGGTGGCCGACGCCTGTCTGGCGGCCCTGTGGACTGAAGGCGAGGAGGCAGGCGCCGTATGGGAGAAAGTCGGCGCATTGAGCGGGGTGTCCGCCGCCGTGGCCGCCTTTGCGGCAGGCGAGGCCCTCAAGGTCTGCCTGACCAGGATGGCCCCGCTTCTGGCCCCGCAGGTGCAAAAAGAATCCTGGTTCCGGGGGTATTGCCCCATCTGCGGCTCCTATCCCGACGCCGGGTGCCTTTTGCCCAAGGAGCCCGAGGAAAGCGAATACCTCATCTCCAAAAGCGGCCAATTGCACATGCACTGCGCCCGGTGCGGCCATGTGTGGCGCTACGTGCGCCTCAAGTGCCCGGCCTGCGAGACCACGGACCACGAAAAATTCGCCAGCCTGATCGCCAACGACCGCGACGACGAGCGGGTCTATACCTGCAGCGAATGCGGCATCTTTTTTCCCTGCGTGGATCTGACCGGCGGGCGCCAGGACATCCGCCTGGAGAACGTCGCCCTGGATCTTATGCATCTGGAGTTCGTGGCCGCCGAGCGGGGGTTTCGGCCCCTGGTCGTGCAGGCCTGGAATACATTTGCCTGA
- a CDS encoding type II toxin-antitoxin system RelE family toxin gives MPKAYKQMLRFPLSEQARIIQAVDGLADWPDCRNVARLTDRPGQYRLRVGRYRVIFRAIPDGRMVLLRIEEVKKRDDHTY, from the coding sequence ATGCCCAAGGCGTATAAACAGATGCTGCGTTTTCCCCTGTCCGAGCAGGCCAGGATCATCCAGGCCGTGGACGGGCTGGCGGACTGGCCGGATTGCCGCAACGTCGCAAGGCTCACCGACCGCCCCGGACAGTACCGGCTTCGGGTTGGGCGTTACCGGGTGATTTTCCGGGCCATTCCCGACGGACGCATGGTTTTGCTGCGTATTGAGGAGGTCAAAAAACGCGATGACCACACCTACTAG